The Streptococcus sp. S5 genome contains a region encoding:
- a CDS encoding class II fructose-bisphosphate aldolase: MAIVSAEKFVQAARDNGYAVGGFNTNNLEWTQAILRAAEAKKAPVLIQTSMGAAKYMGGYKVCKALIENLVESMGITVPVAIHLDHGHYDDALECIEAGYTSIMFDGSHLPVEENLKLAKDVVEKAHAKGISVEAEVGTIGGEEDGIIGDGELAPIEDAKAMVATGIDFLAAGIGNIHGPYPANWKGLHLDHLQKLTEAVPGFPIVLHGGSGIPDDQIQAAIKLGVAKVNVNTECQIAFANATRQFVREYDANEAEYDKKKLFDPRKFLKPGFEAITAAVEERIDVFGSEGKA; encoded by the coding sequence ATGGCAATCGTTTCAGCAGAAAAATTTGTCCAAGCAGCTCGTGACAATGGTTATGCAGTTGGTGGATTTAACACAAACAACCTTGAGTGGACTCAAGCTATCTTGCGTGCAGCAGAAGCTAAGAAAGCTCCAGTACTTATCCAAACTTCTATGGGTGCTGCTAAATACATGGGTGGTTACAAAGTATGTAAAGCCCTTATTGAAAACCTTGTAGAATCAATGGGTATCACTGTACCAGTTGCTATTCACCTTGACCATGGTCACTACGACGATGCTCTTGAATGTATCGAAGCTGGTTACACTTCAATCATGTTTGACGGTTCACACCTTCCAGTTGAAGAAAACCTTAAATTGGCGAAAGATGTCGTTGAAAAAGCTCATGCTAAAGGTATCTCAGTAGAAGCTGAAGTTGGTACTATCGGTGGTGAAGAAGACGGTATCATCGGTGACGGTGAATTGGCACCAATCGAAGACGCTAAAGCAATGGTTGCTACAGGAATCGACTTCTTGGCTGCAGGTATCGGTAACATCCACGGTCCTTACCCAGCAAACTGGAAAGGTCTTCACCTTGACCACTTGCAAAAATTGACTGAAGCTGTTCCAGGATTCCCAATCGTATTGCACGGTGGATCAGGTATCCCTGATGATCAAATCCAAGCAGCGATCAAACTTGGTGTTGCAAAAGTTAATGTGAACACTGAATGCCAAATCGCATTTGCAAATGCTACTCGTCAATTCGTACGTGAATACGATGCAAACGAAGCAGAATACGACAAGAAGAAACTCTTCGACCCACGTAAATTCTTGAAACCAGGTTTCGAAGCAATTACTGCAGCTGTTGAAGAACGTATCGACGTATTCGGTTCAGAAGGCAAAGCTTAA
- a CDS encoding alpha/beta hydrolase, translated as MAMKKFKLWSWIVCGFLLLFLGATFVFHQFSLRNESKLLTPIGKQVTVNGHQMNVYIKGEGPETIVFLSGAGIASPILDFKNLSDSLSKKYKVVVVERAGYGFSQDSDRSRDVMEVLSETRQALAQAHVSGPYVIISHSMASLESLAWQEKYPNEVKALIGLDWALPASYEDLKEHPTLITLAYWTSKIGLLRYFPESVYLKNSDLTKSERQQYRFLAYKQLLSTAMLNETRTVKKNAQKVSKFTIDPKIPVLLLVSNGEGTTFSQSEWQRYAERFASDQSNVQVDYIDAPHDLYHYQSDAIVSRIKEFLENN; from the coding sequence ATGGCTATGAAAAAATTCAAACTGTGGAGCTGGATCGTTTGTGGCTTTCTCCTGCTCTTTTTAGGGGCTACATTTGTTTTTCATCAATTCAGTTTACGAAATGAAAGTAAGCTTCTCACACCCATTGGTAAACAAGTTACGGTCAATGGACATCAAATGAATGTATACATTAAAGGTGAAGGACCTGAAACAATCGTTTTTCTTTCCGGTGCAGGTATCGCCTCTCCTATTTTAGACTTTAAGAATCTATCAGATTCCCTATCCAAAAAATACAAAGTTGTTGTCGTGGAGCGAGCCGGATATGGTTTTAGCCAAGATAGTGATCGTTCAAGAGATGTGATGGAGGTCCTTTCTGAGACCCGTCAAGCTTTGGCGCAAGCTCATGTTTCAGGTCCTTATGTGATTATTTCGCATTCTATGGCTAGTTTAGAGAGTCTTGCTTGGCAAGAGAAATATCCGAATGAAGTGAAGGCTTTGATTGGCCTGGATTGGGCCTTGCCAGCGAGCTATGAAGATTTAAAAGAACACCCAACTCTCATAACCTTAGCTTATTGGACGAGTAAGATTGGCCTGCTCCGTTATTTCCCAGAGTCTGTTTACCTGAAGAATTCTGACTTGACTAAAAGTGAGCGTCAGCAATACCGATTTTTAGCTTACAAGCAGTTGCTGTCGACGGCTATGCTCAATGAGACCCGAACTGTAAAGAAAAATGCCCAAAAGGTTAGTAAATTTACCATTGATCCCAAAATCCCTGTACTTCTCTTGGTTTCTAACGGTGAAGGCACGACCTTTAGCCAATCAGAGTGGCAACGTTATGCAGAGAGATTTGCAAGCGACCAGTCTAATGTTCAAGTCGACTATATAGATGCGCCTCACGACCTCTATCATTATCAAAGCGATGCTATTGTTTCTCGTATTAAAGAATTTTTAGAGAATAATTGA